The following proteins come from a genomic window of Malus domestica chromosome 02, GDT2T_hap1:
- the LOC103451376 gene encoding photosystem I chlorophyll a/b-binding protein 6, chloroplastic, whose translation MALAIASSAISSIIPTREVPWKFSSGKVVTTCLLGRTTAATRLHATKGGVSSVCEPLPPDRPLWFPGSSPPEWLDGSLPGDFGFDPLGLGSDPELLKWNAQAELMHGRWAMLAVAGILIPEWLERLGFIENFSWFEAGEREYFADPTTLFVVQLALMGWVEGRRWADIINPGSVDIEPKFPNKKNPKPDVGYPGGLWFDPMMWGRGSPEPVMVLRTKEIKNGRLAMLAFVGFLFQALYTGKDPIDNLMAHIADPGHCNVFSAFTSQY comes from the exons ATGGCCTTGGCCATTGCCTCTTCTGCAATTTCAAGCATTATTCCAACCAG GGAAGTGCCTTGGAAATTTTCCTCTGGAAAAGTAGTCACAACATGCTTGCTGGGAAGAACAACCGCAGCCACCCGTTTACATGCAACAAAAGGAGGAGTCTCAAGTGTATGTGAACCACTTCCTCCAGATAGGCCATTGTGGTTCCCTGGCAGCTCACCTCCTGAATGGCTTGATGGCag CCTTCCTGGTGATTTTGGCTTTGACCCCCTTGGATTAG GGTCTGATCCAGAATTACTAAAATGGAATGCACAAGCTGAGCTGATGCATGGCAGATGGGCAATGCTGGCAGTGGCTGGAATTCTAATTCCAGAGTGGCTTGAAAGATTAGGCTTCATAGAGAACTTCTCATGGTTTGAGGCTGGTGAGAGAGAGTACTTTGCAGACCCAACAACCTTGTTTGTGGTACAATTAGCATTAATGGGGTGGGTTGAGGGAAGGAGATGGGCTGACATAATTAACCCTGGAAGTGTTGACATTGAGCCTAAGTTTCCCAACAAAAAGAACCCTAAACCAGATGTAGGGTACCCCGGTGGGCTCTGGTTTGATCCCATGATGTGGGGAAGAGGGTCTCCTGAGCCTGTCATGGTTTTGAGAACAAAGGAGATTAAAAACGGGCGTCTTGCGATGCTCGCTTTCGTAGGGTTCTTGTTTCAAGCCCTTTATACAGGGAAAGATCCCATTGACAATTTGATGGCTCATATTGCAGATCCTGGCCACTGCAACGTATTTTCG GCTTTCACTTCTCAGTATTGA